The following nucleotide sequence is from Pseudonocardia sp. C8.
CACGCCGACGTACGCCACGCTCGGCTACGGCCTGCCGGCGGCGATCGGTGCGTGCGTCGCCCAGGACGGGCGACCCGTCGTCGCCGTCCTCGGCGACGGTGCGCTGATGTTCTGCGTCAACGAGCTCGCGACCGCCGTCGAGCAGCGGCTCGACCTCGTCGTCGTGTGCGTCGACAACGGCGGGTACGCCGAGATCCGCGAGAACGAGGTCGACCGGGGCATCCCGCCCGTCGGCGTCGACCTGGTGCAGCCCGACTGGGTGGCGCTCGCCGCGGCGTTCGGCGCGCGCGGAACCCGCGTCGACGACGGCGACGCGATCGGTCCCGCCGTGCGCTCGGCCGTGGCCGCCGGCGGTGTCCACCTCATCCACGTCCCGCAGTCCCACCTCAGGAGGCCCCGCTCGTGAGCGAGAACATCGGCCCCGTCGACGCGTCGCTCGTCCCCCGCTACGCGGGCATCGCGACCTTCGCCCGGCTCCCCCGCATCGAGGAGGTCGACCACGCGGACATCGCCGTGGTGGGCGTGCCGTTCGACAGCGGCGTGAGCTACCGGCCCGGCGCCCGGTTCGGTCCGGCACACGTGCGGGAGTCCTCCCGCCTGCTGCGGCCCTACAACCCGGCGCAGGACGTCTCGCCGTTCGCCACGCAGCAGGTCGCCGACGCCGGCGACATCGCGGCGAACCCCTTCGACATCGACGACGCGGTGCGGGCGATCGAGGAGGCGGCGACCGCGCTGCGCGCCGGTGGAACGCGGCTGGTGACGATCGGCGGGGACCACACGATCGCCCTCCCGCTCCTCCGCTCGGTCGCGAAGGAGCACGGTCCGGTGGCCGTCCTGCACTTCGACGCCCACCTCGACACCTGGGACACCTACTTCGGCGCGCCGGTCACCCACGGCACGCCGTTCCGCCGGGCGAGCGAGGAGGGACTCATCGACCGCACGGCGAGCATGCACGTCGGCACCCGGGGTCCGCTGTACGGGGAGGCCGATCTCGCCGACGACGAGCGGCTCGGGTTCGCCGTCGTCACGACCGACCACATCGAGGAGGACGGCGTCGAGCGCGCCGTCGAACGCATCCGGGCCCGGATCGGGGACGCCCCGCTCTACGTCTCGGTCGACATCGACGTCCTCGACCCGGCGCACGCGCCCGGGACGGGCACCCCGGAGGCGGGCGGGCTGACCTCCCGGGAGCTGCTGCGCATGCTGCGCGCGCTCTCCGGCACCCACATCGTCGGGGCGGACGTCGTCGAGGTCGCCCCGGCCTACGACCACGCCCAGATCACCGCCGTCGCCGCCGCCCACGTGACGTACGAGCTCGTCAGCGCGATGGCGCCGGCGGGTGCGTGAGACGGATCCGCCGCCCCTCTCAGTGGGCGGCGAGGACCCCGCCGAACCCGAGCAACGCGACGCCGGCGACGGCGTCCCCGGCCCGGCGCACCCGGCGCCGGGAGAACCAGTCGCGGGCCCGGTGCACGGCCAGCACCATGCCGGCCTGGTAGACCACGCCCAGCACGGCGACGGTGAGCGCCAGCAGCAGGGCGTCGACGATCGTCGTCACCCCGGGGACCAGGAACTGCGGCAGCACCGACAGGTACATGATCAGGACCTTCGGGTTGGTGACGTTCGAGCCGAAGCCCAGCAGCACGGCGCGGTACGCGGGCACCCGCGGACCGCCGGCACCGACGTCCGGGTAGTCGCCGCGGCGGGCGGCCCGCAGCGCCTGCACCCCGAGCACGCACAGGTAGACCACGCCCGCCCAGCGGATCACGGTGAACGCGGTGTGGGAGCGGGCGATCAGGACACCGAGGCCGAACGCCGCCGCGGAACCCTGCAGCACGTTCCCCGCGAACACCCCGGCCGCCGTCAACAGCCCGGACCGGCGGCCCCCGGCCAGCGAGGACCGCAGCAGGACGAACGTGTCCGGGCCCGGCATCAGCACCAGCCCCACGACGATCAGCAGGTACGCACCGTACGACGCCCAGGTCACGTACGGCGATGCTACTGCCCGGCGCCGCTCCGCCTGCCCGGGCCCGGTGATCGACGATCGGGCACGGGATCCGGCCGAGGATGACCGCATCCCGTGCCGGATCGTCGATCACCGGGGCCGGGCGCGGTGAACGCGGGTGCGGCCCCGCCGTACCGTGGTCGTCCGTGAGCTCCCGCACCCGCCGCGGCCGCGCCGCCCGGCGCCGGGCCGCGGCCCTGCAGACGGCGCCGCTGCCGAGCCGTGACGGCCTCGCCCCGGCCCGGCTCCGCACCCCGCCCGACGGGGTGTGGGCGACGATGCGCGACCACCTCGCGGACCGGCTCCCGCACGTCGACCCGGCGCGGATCGACGCGCGGCTCGCCGCCGGGGAGATCGTCACCGCGGCCGGGCCGCTGACCCCGGAGTCGCCGTTCACGCCGTCGACGACGCTGTGGCTCTACCGCGACGAACCGGACGAGGTGGAGGTCCCGTTCCCCCTCGAGGTGCTGCACGCCGACGACGACCTGGTGGTCGTCGACAAACCGCACTTCCTGGCGACCATCCCGCGGGGCAGCCACGTACGGCAGACCGTGCTCGTCCGGCTCCGGCACGAGCTGGGGCTGCCTCACCTCAGTCCGGCGCACCGGCTCGACCGGGCCACGGCCGGGGTGCTGTTGCTGGTGGCGCGCCCGGAGCTGCGCGGGGACTACCAGACCCTGTTCGCGCGCGGCCGGGTCGCGAAGACCTACGAGGCCGTCGCGCCGTACGACCCGGCGCTGGAGCTGCCGCGCACCGAGGTGTCGCGGATCGTGAAGGTGCCGGGCGTGTTCGCGGCGCGGACCGAGCCGGGCCCGCCGAACGCGGAGACCCGCATCGAGCTCGCCGGGCACCGCGACGGCCTCGCCCGCTACCGGCTGCACCCCCGCACCGGGCGGACCCACCAGCTCCGGGTGCACCTCGACGAGCTGGGCATCCCGATCCTCGGCGACGACGTCTACCCCGAGCTGCGGCGCCGCGCGGCCGGCGACTTCACCCGGCCGCTGCAGCTGCTGTCGCGGTCGCTGGAGTTCGACGACCCGGTGACGGGTGCCCGCCGCCGGTTCGTCAGCCGCCGCACGCTCCGGGCCTGGGACGACCCGGAGGGCTGGGCGGCCGGTACCCCGGGCTGACCTCGCCGGGCGTCAGCCGGCCGCCCTCGCCGGGCATCGGCCGCGCCCGCCTCGGCCGGCCGCGCCCGCCTCGGCCGGCCGCGCCCGCCACACCGGGCGTCAGCCGGCGTTGCGCCCGCCCTCGCCGTTCAGGCCGGCTGCGTGGCCGTTGCTGCTGCCGTTGACCGCCCCACCGACCGGCTCGGCGCTCTGGTCCTCGGCGGCGCGGTGCCGCCCCTCGCGCAGGCCGCGCTGGTAGCTGGCGAGCCGGTTGCGGACGCGGTCGGGCTGCCGTTCCCGGGACCCGCTCGTCCGGGCACCGCCGTTCTGGTTCTCCCGCCAGGACGGCGGCACCATCGCCTGGCCGGGCAGCCGCTGGGGCAGGCCCTGCGCGGTCGTCGGCAGGTCGACGACGCGGTCGGCGCGGATCCGGGCGGCCTCGAACTCGGCGTCCCCGGGGGTGCGCCAGTTCTCCGGCTGCGGCTGGTTCCCGTCGGACGCCGGCAGTGCCGTGGTCTCCGGCGCCGCCGGCTCGCGGAACCAGGCGGAGGCGACGGCCGCGAAGATCGGCGGGTCGTCGGCGTCGTCCACCGGGACCGGGACCTCGGAGTCGAACGGGCCGAACAGCTCGTCCCGCGGGGGTCCGTTCCGGCCGGGGACGGGCAGCGCCCGGGTGGCCGGCGGGGCCTCGTCGGGCCGGCCACCGGCCGGGAACGGGGCGCCGTTCGGCGGGCCGTCGGGCGCGGCCGACGCCGCCGGCCGGAAGGGCCCCTGCGGCCCGGGGCCCGCGTGACCGGGGCCCGCCTGTCCGGGACCGGGTTGCTCGGTACCGCCCTGACCGGGGCCCGGCGGCTCGACGCCGTGCTGCCCGGGGCCCGGTGAGTCGGGACCGCGCCGATCGGAGCCCTGCGGCCCGGCCGGCGCTCCGAACGGGGTCGCGGCGGCGATGCCGGACCGGCGGTCCCGCGCGCCCCGCTGCGGCAGCGCATCCGGGCCGCCCCGCTGCGGCAGCGCGTCCGGACCACCCCGCTGCGGCAGCGCATCCGGACCGCCCTGCTGTGGCAACGCATCGGCACTCCCCCGCCGGGTCAGCGCGTCGGGACGCGCGGTCTCGTCGGCGGCGGGCCGGTACACGGGCGGCGCCGAGGGCGGACCGCCCGGTGCCGCGTCCGGCCGCGGTGCGTGCTGCTGCGGCGGTGGCCACGGGGCCTCGCCGTCGTCGTCCGGCTGCGTGGACGTCCGGCGCAGGGCGGTCGTCGGGTCGGGTTCCGGTACCGCGCCGGCAGGTGCGGACTGCTCGGGCTGCTGCCCACCGCCGACGACCGACGGCGGCAGGTGCAGCACGGCGATCGGGGTGCCCCCGCCGTTCCCGGCCGGGGCGCGGACCCCGAGCCGGGCCCCGATCGCGCGGGCGAGCCGGGCCGCCACGTGCAGCCCGATCTCCTGCGGCGCCACCGGACCGGGCGGGGTGGCGGTGGTGAGCGCGCGGTCGAGCTCGTCGATCGGGGTCTGGTAGCGCGGCGTCGTCGCGCACTGCAGCTCGACGACGACACCGCCGTCGGGCCCCCACCGGGTGTGCAGCTCCAGCCGCTCCCCCGGCGGTGTCGCCCCGGCTGCGTGCGCGAGCAGCTCCGCGAGGATCTGCCCGAGGACCGGCTCGGCCGCCGCGTCGACCGAGACACCGGGGACCGGCGGCACGACGGTGCGCGATGCGGCCTCGCTCGCCGCGACGACCGTGCTCAGGGCCTGGCCGAGCGGGGTCGGCGGGGCGGCCAGCCGGGGCCCGCGCGGGGCACCGGCGAGGACGAGGATGTGGTCGCCGTCCCGGGCGCCGCGCCGGGCGGCGCCGGCGAGCTCGGCCAGGTCGGCGAGGGCACCGGGGCGCAGCTCACCGCTGCGGAGGCGCTCGGTGAGGAGCTGCTGACGCTCGGAGCGGGCGCGCAGCCGGTGCGCGATGGCGGCGAGCACGGCGTCACCGCCCGCACCCTCGCCCGCGCCGCCCGGCGGGTCCTGCCCAGGACCGGACGGGCTGTACGGCGGGTCGTCTCGCGCCACGCGATCGTCCTCCGAACGGCTGGTACGGCACCCGGGGCCGGGCACCGCTCGCCCGGCCCGTGCGATGACGGGCCGGGCAGGTCCGACGCGGAGCCTACCCGGCCGGTCGGCACGCGACCCGCCGTCGTGCGGTGGGCGGTGGACGCCGGGTGGCCGGGCGGCCGGGGCCCCCGGGCAGGGCGCCGTCCGGCCCGGAGCGGCACGACCGGCGGCCGTCCTGCCGCGGCGGGTCGTCACCCGTCGGTGGCGACCCGGGCGCCACGATAAGCACGCCGGAGCGACTCGATCAACGGACGGCGGCAGTGATCACCCGTCGATCATCCCGGCCGGCAGGTCAGACGAACCGGGACGGATCCCCCGCGCCGACCCGGACGATCTCCGGCTCGTCGCCGGAGAGGTCCACCACCGTGGTCGGCTCGGTGCCGCAGTCGCCCGAGTCGATGACGGCGTCGACCTGGTTCTCGAGCTCCTCCTTGATGTCCCAGCCCTGCGTCATCGGCTCGTCGTGGCCGGGCAGCAGCAACGTCGACGACAGCAGCGGCTCGCCGAGCTGCGCCAGCAGTGCCTGGGTGGTGGCATGGTCGGGGATGCGCACGCCGACGGTCTTCTTCTTCGGGTGCATCAGCCGCCGCGGCACCTCCTTGGTGGCCGGGAGGATGAACGTGTAGCTGCCCGGGGTCGAGGCCTTCACCGCGCGGAAGACCGCGTTG
It contains:
- a CDS encoding pseudouridine synthase produces the protein MQTAPLPSRDGLAPARLRTPPDGVWATMRDHLADRLPHVDPARIDARLAAGEIVTAAGPLTPESPFTPSTTLWLYRDEPDEVEVPFPLEVLHADDDLVVVDKPHFLATIPRGSHVRQTVLVRLRHELGLPHLSPAHRLDRATAGVLLLVARPELRGDYQTLFARGRVAKTYEAVAPYDPALELPRTEVSRIVKVPGVFAARTEPGPPNAETRIELAGHRDGLARYRLHPRTGRTHQLRVHLDELGIPILGDDVYPELRRRAAGDFTRPLQLLSRSLEFDDPVTGARRRFVSRRTLRAWDDPEGWAAGTPG
- a CDS encoding LysE family translocator; protein product: MTWASYGAYLLIVVGLVLMPGPDTFVLLRSSLAGGRRSGLLTAAGVFAGNVLQGSAAAFGLGVLIARSHTAFTVIRWAGVVYLCVLGVQALRAARRGDYPDVGAGGPRVPAYRAVLLGFGSNVTNPKVLIMYLSVLPQFLVPGVTTIVDALLLALTVAVLGVVYQAGMVLAVHRARDWFSRRRVRRAGDAVAGVALLGFGGVLAAH
- the speB gene encoding agmatinase, whose amino-acid sequence is MSENIGPVDASLVPRYAGIATFARLPRIEEVDHADIAVVGVPFDSGVSYRPGARFGPAHVRESSRLLRPYNPAQDVSPFATQQVADAGDIAANPFDIDDAVRAIEEAATALRAGGTRLVTIGGDHTIALPLLRSVAKEHGPVAVLHFDAHLDTWDTYFGAPVTHGTPFRRASEEGLIDRTASMHVGTRGPLYGEADLADDERLGFAVVTTDHIEEDGVERAVERIRARIGDAPLYVSVDIDVLDPAHAPGTGTPEAGGLTSRELLRMLRALSGTHIVGADVVEVAPAYDHAQITAVAAAHVTYELVSAMAPAGA
- a CDS encoding L-threonylcarbamoyladenylate synthase — translated: MARYYDVHPQNPQPRSIGQVVDVVREGGLIAYPTDSCFALGCSLGNRDGLERIRQIRKLDDKHHFTLVCAEFAQLGQFVHISNAVFRAVKASTPGSYTFILPATKEVPRRLMHPKKKTVGVRIPDHATTQALLAQLGEPLLSSTLLLPGHDEPMTQGWDIKEELENQVDAVIDSGDCGTEPTTVVDLSGDEPEIVRVGAGDPSRFV